One segment of Rosa chinensis cultivar Old Blush chromosome 6, RchiOBHm-V2, whole genome shotgun sequence DNA contains the following:
- the LOC112174650 gene encoding serine carboxypeptidase-like 18 — MTMLVQALVLVLLFHIVSSRSNITTLPGFPGDLPFKLETGYIGVGNLDDVQLFYYFIESEGTPEDDPLVLWLTGGPGCSGFSAIVYENIGPLSFDYADPFDNKPQLKLNPYSWTKVANIIFIDAPVGTGFSYAKSWERYPILNDTLSAAQTYQFLRKWLVDHPRFLSNPLYIAGDSYAGIVLPIIVQEVSDGNRDGVEPVMNLQGYVLGNPVTDEERDQNSQVLFAYLKALISHELYQSIKSNCRGEYVNVDPNNALCVYDLELVNECIQGINLPHILEPECTIKSPKPIGREWDPRDFSNKELVHSLLQFPQVSRPWCRAYNYFSSFTWANDKTVQSALHVEKGSIKEWVRCNWSLSDSYVKDVSSSVGYHQNLARKGYRVLIYSGDHDMAIPYVGTIAWIESLNLTLDSQWKPWFVNAQVAGYKTKYTLGKYELTYTTIKGAGHTAPEYKPKECFVMISRWFAYYPL; from the exons ATGACCATGTTGGTACAAGCCCTTGTTCTAGTCCTCCtttttcatattgtttcttcCAGGTCCAACATCACCACCTTACCCGGCTTTCCGGGTGACCTTCCATTCAAACTTGAAACTGG GTACATCGGAGTTGGAAACTTGGACGATGTGCAACTATTCTATTACTTCATTGAGTCCGAAGGAACTCCAGAGGATGATCCTCTTGTGCTTTGGCTCACCGGTGGTCCTGGCTGTTCTGGTTTTTCTGCCATTGTATACGAAAATATTG GTCCACTATCATTTGACTATGCAGATCCCTTTGACAACAAGCCACAACTCAAGTTGAATCCATACTCATGGACGAAG GTTGCCAACATAATATTTATAGATGCCCCTGTGGGGACAGGGTTCTCATACGCAAAAAGTTGGGAAAGATACCCCATTCTGAATGACACACTCTCAGCTGCACAAACATATCAGTTTCTTAGAAAG TGGCTAGTGGATCATCCCAGGTTCCTCTCTAATCCACTCTATATTGCTGGAGATTCTTATGCAGGCATAGTTCTTCCGATAATCGTTCAAGAAGTATCTGATG GTAATAGAGATGGAGTTGAACCAGTAATGAATCTCCAA GGATATGTGCTTGGCAACCCAGTAACAGATGAAGAAAGAGACCAGAATTCCCAAGTACTGTTTGCTTACCTAAAAGCTCTTATATCACATGAACTATACCAG TCAATCAAAAGTAATTGCAGAGGGGAGTATGTAAATGTGGATCCAAACAACGCATTATGTGTTTACGATCTTGAACTTGTCAACGAG TGCATCCAAGGCATAAACCTTCCACATATATTGGAACCTGAATGTACTATCAAATCTCCAAAACCGATAGGGAGAGAGTGGGATCCTCGCGATTTCAGTAATAAGGAGCTCGTACATTCCCTTCTTCAGTTTCCTCAAGTTTCTAGGCCATGGTGTCGG GcttataattatttttcttcatttacttGGGCAAATGATAAAACTGTTCAATCTGCTCTTCATGTAGAAAAG GGAAGCATCAAGGAATGGGTTAGATGCAATTGGAGCTTAAGTGATTCATATGTGAAAGATGTTTCTTCTAGTGTTGGTTATCATCAGAACCTCGCAAGAAAAGGCTATAGAGTTCTGATATACAG TGGTGATCATGATATGGCTATTCCATATGTGGGTACTATTGCTTGGATAGAATCTCTGAACTTGACTCTCGACAGTCAATGGAAACCTTGGTTCGTCAATGCACAAGTTGCGGG CTACAAAACAAAGTATACATTGGGAAAATATGAGTTGACATATACAACCATAAAG GGTGCCGGTCACACAGCTCCAGAGTACAAACCCAAAGAATGTTTTGTTATGATCAGTAGATGGTTCGCATACTACCCTCTATAG
- the LOC112170054 gene encoding sugar transporter ERD6-like 11 yields MMLHDFCPNFLKFYLFWVKLMLLSGIRPAHYWLLALMIIQQSCMLYAVFFWLLLVFSHFWVQSVKRVKCFMQNAWWLDLGRLSVGFGVGIICYVVPVYIAEITPTDLRGRFTSATQIWY; encoded by the exons ATGATGCTGCATGATTTTTGTCCTAACTTTCTCAAGTTTTACCTTTTCTGGGTGAAGTTAATGCTATTAAGTGGAATCCGACCGGCTCATTATTGGCTTCTTGCTCTGATGATCATACAGCAAAG TTGTATGCTTTATGCAGTCtttttttggcttcttttggttttctccCATTTCTGGGTTCAGTCAGTGAAGAGAGTTAAATGCTTTATGCAGAATGCTTGGTGGCTGGATTTAGGACGGTTGTCAGTGGGATTTGGTGTCGGTATAATTTGCTACGTG GTACCTGTATACATAGCAGAAATAACACCTACTGATCTTAGAGGAAGGTTTACTTCAGCTACTCAG ATTTGGTATTGA